From the genome of Diabrotica virgifera virgifera chromosome 8, PGI_DIABVI_V3a:
AAGCTTAAGAGATGGACCAATCTGACCGAAAAACTAGCTACAGCTGAAGCAAGAAGAACTTTCCTTCTAGAGTGCAGGAGAACCAAGAAAATTCCTAGATTTATCACAGACACCACTTCTAACATACTTACTACTACCACAGGAACCCACGATCACACACTCCAACGCAGGAGCCAGGCTCTTAATAGACAGGTGAgggcacgattacttaatttccaTATATCGAAGGTTCATTCAgatattaaattcatttttggTCAAATAAATAATGTCACTGATTTCTTAGATCACACTTTACCTGCATCTTTGTTAGATAGGTTTGAGACCTCTTTACACAAgaaatttaatttcgtttataataaaACTATTTTACATCTTCAGAGTAAGCTTGATAAATTGGGTACACCAGACTTCCACAAAATTCCATTTAATCCTAATTGGATAAAGAATCTTTCTAATGTGGATGTTCCTCAAAATATTCTAAAGTTATTATCTTTGGGCCCTAAATTTGGTCTGGAACCTACCTTCAAAGATTATTCAATCAGTAGGACCCTTGCAGATGTGGAAAATATATTGTCTCATGCAGACAATGCTGATCTTCTTTCCCTAAGGTCATCTTCTAACAACATTCTGTTGAATTATACCAACCGCCCTAGGCAATCCATTTCTGAAATTGATAAGATTTATAGGGAAACGGTATCGTTTTTAAAAACCCACCCTAATCTTCTCGTTCTCACCAGTGACAAAGGCAATGCCACTGTTCTTATGGATAAAGATCAATACATCAGCCTCAGTCAATCATTGTTAGATGACGTTAGGTATTACCAACCTCTTACTTCAAAcccctgttcaaaattttctaacaaaattaataaattcattactcatttaaaaaatattaagatcatagatcaaactttagctaagtcattacataattatgatggttatgctccaagattttattgtctgCCCAAAATTCACAAGCCCACATTGAGCATGAGGCCTATTGTTTCCTCAATTAATTCACCTAATATACATATTGCTAAATTTTTGACTGATATCTTGTCAAaatcttataattacaataatgattacaacattgttgactcttttcaatttagtgaatttattaatgacttgaagctaccacatggttatattttggtgagttttgatgtagtttcactttttactaaccttcccttggctagtgtccttacttcactaagaaatcattggaatattatccaacctaattctccagtttcctgggaagtgtttgcagaattgctccaattagtgtttgacactaattttttggtcttcaacgacaaattttatttacaaatttttgggacaccaatgggttcctcgatttcacccatcctagtgaattatgttttggatgatttagtttctgaccggctgggttatttagattttcaagttccttttgttaaacgttatgtggacgacctattactagccttaccaccagacaagactcaggccaccttatccatcttcaatgggtttgatcctcacttgcagttcacatgtgaactcgaggaccccaacaaccagagtatccccttcttggacatgcgtgtcactagaagtggagataacacactctgtacaagctggtataggaaaccaatggcctctaataggtttctcaactaccattcttgtcatccttttaaatataaaataaatcttattaaagctttaagctgcaggctacataggttgacacatccggttaatcgaagggaatcccttctgttactcagaagtatattggtagataattcctacccttcatcccttatcaataaatttcttttttcccaaagttacggttcttctctgaacgacatacccaatggtgaccaacttagatcaatatcgaataatactgttaacatcacaattctgcctactactaatcttgggactcctgtttcccagttttcttcacttccttattttcctcaggttactgataaacttattaaactatataaaaataataatattcctgttaagattgcaattaagaacgcaagatcagtcagaaatttgttctctaagactaaaacacccttgtcccctttggaacaggttaatgtggtctaccacataccttgtgctgaatgtgacgcatgttatgtagggcaaacaaagcgagctttaaaatcacgtttaatttcacaccgtagtgatatcaatttgaaaaaaccaacttgtgccttagcccaacatgcaatagatacaaaacataaggtggactttgatgaagccaagatcctttgcaatgaacgcaacctgtcgaaaagacagttcttagagatgtgtttcatattaaaaacctctaatgtacttaacaagagaactgacatcagtaacttgagtcaaatataccatgcattgattttgcagaattagttggtattattacactcaaattattatattgtaaaaaagtttttgtggttttcaggcttttcccacttcttttaatattgatcttgcggaatcagtagatgttattacacttaaattattttattgtaaaaaagtttttggtggttttttcaagcttttcccacttttttttttgataataacagttacttaatagattgaacaatttaaaattttccataggataaaattttgcattattgatattaattataaattacaatttgctaaactgatttataaattttcttaaattattgcatattttttcttgcattttgagctgcgatatatgggagttatactattgtactatcttatatattcGTTAGTAACTGGatgaccagtactaacgtaggcacttttccatataattgtgtgaagtgccctcacttgtttaaaataaactgtgattcttgtctacgaggtataaggtacatcccttgattacttcttgatattactttcactttttaaacacttttataactgttttaaatacatcaatttaaattttaccgcgctgcgctgcagttgtcagtcactctttgttataaaattttttaaaggttgcctgcctcttggcgagatgtcagtttacacctgataattcaaactccattttcttttgtgtgtccgttgggctaggatgacctgctggtaactattcaactttaaattttcgaagttgcatattagcactatattcatttaatgatgttgcctaaggttaaaatgaagtatgcttaaacactactaaatttttggaagtgtgaatctggttttttcttggttcattcttgacttcggaaaaaaaagcaagccagcttttttccacttgttttttatatgtgactgttaccacatggtcttgtctttggctgtactaaagtttttaaatattaactatacacttaaatgttacatacttatacattacattggttcatggataaggtttttttcactatgtacatcttatcttttgctacatgtctttttaaggtaacgctagtgcttttttacctctcttttggatgttgtttcttataacactctttttgtagatgaactgatgatgtctactgagcagtagacgaaacgtcttcaataaatagatgaagtagctgaattctttgtctcttttttcacccacttgaccgataaaaccctacacttacgagtgctcctttgttatattggaattgacggtcgtactcctttatgatgTCTTCTGTTACAGAGGGTTTTTACGCTAATACCAGGCGCATCCATGGGGAACTACCAGTGAAAAAGCTTAAGAGATGGACCAATCTGACCGAAAAACTAGCTACAGCTGAAGCAAGAAGAACTTTCCTTCTAGAGTGCAGGAGAACCAAGAAAATTCCTAGATTTATCACAGACACCACTTCTAACATACTTACTACTACCACAGGAACCCACGATCACACACTCCAACGCAGGAGCCAGGCTCTTAATAGACAGGTGAgggcacgattacttaatttccaTATATCGAAGGTTCATTCAgatattaaattcatttttggTCAAATAAATAATGTCACTGATTTCTTAGATCACACTTTACCTGCATCTTTGTTAGATAGGTTTGAGACCTCTTTACACAAgaaatttaatttcgtttataataaaACTATTTTACATCTTCAGAGTAAGCTTGATAAATTGGGTACACCAGACTTCCACAAAATTCCATTTAATCCTAATTGGATAAAGAATCTTTCTAATGTGGATGTTCCTCAAAATATTCTAAAGTTATTATCTTTGGGCCCTAAATTTGGTCTGGAACCTACCTTCAAAGATTATTCAATCAGTAGGACCCTTGCAGATGTGGAAAATATATTGTCTCATGCAGACAATGCTGATCTTCTTTCCCTAAGGTCATCTTCTAACAACATTCTGTTGAATTATACCAACCGCCCTAGGCAATCCATTTCTGAAATTGATAAGATTTATAGGGAAACGGTATCGTTTTTAAAAACCCACCCTAATCTTCTCGTTCTCACCAGTGACAAAGGCAATGCCACTGTTCTTATGGATAAAGATCAATACATCAGCCTCAGTCAATCATTGTTAGATGACGTTAGGTATTACCAACCTCTTACTTCAAAcccctgttcaaaattttctaacaaaattaataaattcattactcatttaaaaaatattaagatcatagatcaaactttagctaagtcattacataattatgatggttatgctccaagattttattgtctgCCCAAAATTCACAAGCCCACATTGAGCATGAGGCCTATTGTTTCCTCAATTAATTCACCTAATATACATATTGCTAAATTTTTGACTGATATCTTGTCAA
Proteins encoded in this window:
- the LOC126889919 gene encoding uncharacterized protein LOC126889919 isoform X9, giving the protein MMSSVTEGFYANTRRIHGELPVKKLKRWTNLTEKLATAEARRTFLLECRRTKKIPRFITDTTSNILTTTTGTHDHTLQRRSQALNRQRVFTLIPGASMGNYQ
- the LOC126889919 gene encoding uncharacterized protein LOC126889919 isoform X4 yields the protein MMSSVTEGFYANTRRIHGELPVKKLKRWTNLTEKLATAEARRTFLLECRRTKKIPRFITDTTSNILTTTTGTHDHTLQRRSQALNRQRVFTLIPGASMGNYQ